catatatacacattccctgcTCTATCATCTTCCATCCTCTTCTATCCCACTATGTGCATAGCTGCATCTGCACAGGCATCTGCGCCGTACCATTGACCTCTGGCAAATCTTAACATCAGTCCGGAGCTAGATCTTGGCACCTGTCCGTCTCTGTGAGTATCTTCCCATCTTCCTAGGGCTGtaacttgttttaaaataatagtgtGTTTAAAGGTTGATTTTCTCCTCATACCTGTAGATGTATCTTAACACGCACCTGTCCCAATTCATTCCTGCCTGCGAAATCCTAACATCCGTCCATGCATAGATGCTGGCGTCTGTCCATCTATACGAGCATGTGAACCTCCAGCAAGgggtgtatctttttttaaagtaagaatctGCTTATAGGTTGAGTTTTCTCTTCTAAGAGCTATAGATATGTCTATCTTAACGTGCACCTGTCCCATGCCCTTCGTGCTTGCGCAACCTTCGCATCGGTCCACACCCAGTTCTCAGCCTCTGTCCGTGCATATACCCCAGTGTCCACCTGTAGACACATCCTAACCTGTCTGGACAGGTAACCCCGCCTCCATCTCCAGCACACGGCTCTGTGCAGGTGTCTCGCCACCCCTGAACACGTCGGGGTCCGTGTCTGCCCGCAGGTTCTGGACGGGCCACGACGACCGCTTCCTGTACATGCTGATGGAGTTCGTGCCGGGCGGCGAGCTCTTCAGCTACCTGCGCAACCGGGGCCGCTTCTCCGCCACCACCGGGCTCTTCTACTCGGCGGAGATCGTGTGCGCCATCGAGTACCTGCACTCCAAAGAGATCGTCTACAGGGACCTCAAGCCGGAGAACATCCTGCTGGATAGGGACGGGCACATCAAGCTCACCGACTTCGGGTTCGCCAAGAAGCTGGTGGACAAGTAAGTGACCGTCCCCAGCCCCCGTTTTCCCCTcccgcccctgccctgcctctggcCGCCACCACTCTGTCCTATTGTGGGAGTTCTGTTGGTGTCAGAGTCTGTGTAGACGTGATAGCATCGTGTCTTTCACCCTCTGACGTCTCAGAGTGTGAGCATCTCTGGGTCCATGCTCGTGGCTGCAGGTGGCGTgatttcttctttatggctgcGTCCTATTCCCTCATGGATCGGTAGCAccgttggttttgttttttgttttttcctttttgcagctgcatctgtgatagagggacgttcccaggctaagggttgaattggagctgcagctgccggtctacaccacagccacaaccacgccagatctgcgccacatctgggacctacagcacaactcatggcagtgccagatccttaacccactgagtacaaccagagatcgaacctgtatcctcacagactctacgttgggttcttaacctgtggagccacaccgggaactcctgtaccatgtcttcttggtCCATTGCTCTGGTGAGggatgcttaggttgcttccatgtttcaGCTATTGCGAATAGggctactgtgaacattggggtgcacgtatTTTCTggaatggtctttttttttttttttttttttttgtctttttgctatttcttgggccgctcccacagcatatggaggttcccaggctaggggtccaataggagctgtagccgctggtctaccccgcagccacagcaactcgggatccaagccacatctgcaacctacaccacagctcatggcaacgccggatcgttaacccactgagcgaggccagggactgaacccgcaacctcatggttcctagttggatacgttaaccactgcgccacgacgggcactccagtcttttttttttttttttttaacgtgggAGGaaatatgcctaggagtgggattccAGCATCATaggatagttctatttttagttttttttttttttttctcctgttttcctttttttcacagctgcatctgtggtcgaggatgcagctcggctctggtgttgccgtggctgtggtgtgagcctgcagctgcagctccgatttgacccccatcCTGGACCTTCcttttgccacaggtgcagccataaaagggaaaaaaaaaatcttacatcgCTTATTATAAAATACTTCTTGGATTTTTCTCCCTGAGAAGCCTGAATGCTGTGTTTAACTGAGAAACAGCGTTTATAGCAAATGTCTATCCTTATATGATACAAAGCTTAGAAACGGACAGTATTCAGCATAAGTGAGGCTGATATATTTCAAAGCTGTATGTGTTGAATTTTTACGAGTGTTTTAGTCTCTAAAGAGCATACTCTTTCCTTTAGGATCGTTGCTGCCTTTAATATATAGGATAAAAGAATAATTGGTGACATTTTAAATCCTGTGCCCTTAAGCCAGGAGGACCTGTTACTTGAAGCGCTCGAGGCTTCTTCCGAGTCTAAAAGTCTGGTGAGAATGCAGttctagatttattttattttatttatggtcacatctgcagcatatgcaaggacctgggccagggattgaatcggagctgcaactgccatgTATGCCACAGCactggcaatgcaggatccttcattttatttatttatttattattattatttttatgtttatttttttaattttatttttttattactcaatgaatttatcacacctgtagttgtacaatgatcatcacaatccaattttataggatttccatcccacaacccaagcaacatcccctcaccctccccaaactgtctcctccggagaccgtaagtttttcaaagtctgtgagtcagcatctgttctgcaaagaagttgtctgtcctttgttcagattccacatgtcagtgaaagcatttgatgttggtgtctcattgtctggctgacttcacttagcatgatagtttctaggtccatccatgttgctaaaaatgctggtatttcgttctttttaatggctgagtaatattccattgtctatatggaGCATGTCTtcttgacatttaggttgtttccatgtcttggctgttgcaaatagtgcaatgcaggatcctttcatgcactgcaccaggctggggattgaacccacatgtcACAGCAATCTAAGGTGCTGTgctcggattcttaacccacggtgccacagtgggagctcctcaattctagattttaaaaaaatttatgtaaggattttaattttttccattgtagctggtttacagtgttctgtcagttttctgctgcacagcaaagggaccctatcacacacacgtatgtacattctttttctcacgttatcctccgtCAGGCTCCATCACAGGGTGACTCGGTAGAGTTCCCTCAAATCTACCTTTTTATTCCAAAGAAACGAGTCACATCAAAGTGATTAAAGGCAGGAGATAAAACTGCCTTATTTTCCACGTGGGCAGTTTCTCTTCCTTCACATCAGACGTTCGTTttctaggtttttggtttgtggggtttttttttttttgtgtgtgtgtgtgtggcagggggtttgttttgctgtggttttgttgttgttgttttgaaccCCTGATAAAATGGAAGCTTTTTCCCCCAGCATCCCCCACGGGCCACCCAACCAGGTGGTACACCTAGGCATTAAACAGAGACAGCGAAACAGAGCAGGAGACACAGGggcctcttgtttttctttttttcgtgtTTGCTGGACGCGTCGTTCATTTATCACGTGTTCGTTGCTGCCTGAAGTAGCATCTTGTCGTTTTTCCGTCCCACGTATGAGACTTTGCATCCGCGAATCCCAAACTCTTGCACCATCCCCTCAAGCtctcatgcatttaaaaaaaaaatactgtatcaaaggagaagaaacataacaatgtcgtgttagtttctgctgcacagcagggaTGCAGGGATCCATATGGATACATGCGCTTTCGTCTCCGCCCGCCTCTGCATCTCTCCTCGGATGCGGCGTGTATCTCTCTGGGCCGGACAGTGGGACCGTCTTATTTATCCGTCCTATACATGACCGTTTGTATCTGCTCACCCCAGgctcctctgcctcccctcttcatgcgtgttttttttttttttttaattattttattgacggatggttgatttaccatgtagtagtttctgctgcacagctgagtgattcagtcacacagacgcacatatgtacataatatatgtgtgtgtataaatatatacattgtaGCATCTTGttgctgattcattcattcactagtttgcatctactcaccccaaactccccgtccctcccctctcccctcccccttggcaaccccacgTCTTTTCTCCTGGCTCGTGTGGACTCTCCCTTTTCTGATGTCATCACAGCTTCTGAGGATAACTCGCAGCCCTACCGTCTTCTGTTTCCAGGGACAAAGATGTGTGTTTTGTTCCTCTGGACAGTTTTTGCCAGCGACCTTTTGCACGTTGCTGCCCCTCTCGAGTGGTGCGGTCCAGCACACACCCAAGGCAGACCCCACGAAGTATTGCACATTACCAAGTGGCCGTGCTCGCAGCAGAAAAACAGGGGTAGCTTATGTGTTGAAGAGAGTGGATTTAATTCATTATATCCCACAGAGGGTCATTGCCGCGTATACTCAGCATCGGCCTTGAGACGGCACATGCCTTTTTGCTGCTGAAGTTTGGATATTCCAGGCGCCTTGCATTTTTAGGACACGTCTCAAATCAGGGCACGGAGTGTTTATCAGCAACCCTTGGTCTGTACTTAGGGTCCTTAATCCTTAGAGCTGGGCAAAAATTCGCTTCGTGTGCCGAGATCTccagaaatagtttttttctggCACAGCATCGAGTATAGGTTCCAGCACGGCATCCGGTACAGGTTGTTAGATTTAAATTCACATCCATTAAAATTGATCTAATTCATTGCAGGTAGATCAGCTTCAGCTCCTCTGTGCCTTTAAACTACTCAGATGCTCCATGTAGCTAGTGGTTCCCATATGGGACGTCGAAAACTCACC
The DNA window shown above is from Sus scrofa isolate TJ Tabasco breed Duroc chromosome Y, Sscrofa11.1, whole genome shotgun sequence and carries:
- the LOC110257943 gene encoding putative serine/threonine-protein kinase PRKY; this translates as MQGEGTGTFGRVQLVREKKAKHFFALKVMSIPEVIRLKQEQHVHNEKSVLKEVSHPFLVKLFWTGHDDRFLYMLMEFVPGGELFSYLRNRGRFSATTGLFYSAEIVCAIEYLHSKEIVYRDLKPENILLDRDGHIKLTDFGFAKKLVDK